A section of the Salmo trutta chromosome 4, fSalTru1.1, whole genome shotgun sequence genome encodes:
- the myoz2b gene encoding myozenin-2b isoform X1, protein MSQFCTMPAGERKMHAAAISREVHGANGDTMDLGIKVSTPKDIMLEELSLQSNRGSRLFKMRQRRSEKYTFESIQNEANVQLSSDLLAENADSAENKEGSKTLPYTPTPGNPESIAPGYGGPLKDVPAETFNSTAIPKSYHSPWEQAIINDPNLAATLNIRMPVPEPRPEAPDYKSFNRVATPFGGFDKAPRSSGITFKLPEIDLNLHNYSELQDPGVKRPTFNRVAQGWISDGIPLILPTVPLEPMPIPESDDL, encoded by the exons ATGTCGCAATTCTGTACAATGCCAGCTGGAGAGAGGAAGATGCATGCAGCGGCTATTTCTCGAGAGGTCCACGGTGCCAATG GGGACACCATGGACCTGGGGATAAAGGTTAGCACTCCCAAAGACATCATGCTGGAGGAGCTGTCACTGCAATCCAACAGAGGCTCTCGTCTTTTCAAAATGCGCCAGCGAAGATCGGAGAAATACACGTTTGAAAGTATCCAAAATGAAGCAAACGTGCAGCTGAGT AGCGATCTTCTAGCTGAGAATGCAGACAGTGCCGAAAACAAAGAGGGATCGAAAACACTTCCTTACACACCCACCCCAGGAAACCCAGAAAGCATTGCACCAG GATATGGAGGCCCCTTGAAGGATGTCCCTGCAGAGACGTTCAACTCTACAGCTATACCcaagtcctaccattccccttgGGAGCAGGCTATCATTAACGACCCCAACCTGGCCGCAACCCTCAATATCAGGATGCCTGTCCCTGAGCCCAGACCAGAGGCTCCTGACTACAAGAGCTTTAACAG GGTGGCCACACCATTTGGTGGTTTCGACAAAGCCCCCCGGAGCAGCGGGATCACGTTCAAGCTGCCCGAGATCGACCTAAACCTCCACAACTACTCTGAGCTCCAAGACCCAGGGGTGAAACGGCCCACCTTCAACAGGGTCGCCCAGGGATGGATATCCGATGGCATCCCACTGATCCTGCCCACCGTGCCTCTGGAACCTATGCCCATCCCTGAGTCCGATGACCTCTAG
- the myoz2b gene encoding myozenin-2b isoform X2, which produces MDLGIKVSTPKDIMLEELSLQSNRGSRLFKMRQRRSEKYTFESIQNEANVQLSSDLLAENADSAENKEGSKTLPYTPTPGNPESIAPGYGGPLKDVPAETFNSTAIPKSYHSPWEQAIINDPNLAATLNIRMPVPEPRPEAPDYKSFNRVATPFGGFDKAPRSSGITFKLPEIDLNLHNYSELQDPGVKRPTFNRVAQGWISDGIPLILPTVPLEPMPIPESDDL; this is translated from the exons ATGGACCTGGGGATAAAGGTTAGCACTCCCAAAGACATCATGCTGGAGGAGCTGTCACTGCAATCCAACAGAGGCTCTCGTCTTTTCAAAATGCGCCAGCGAAGATCGGAGAAATACACGTTTGAAAGTATCCAAAATGAAGCAAACGTGCAGCTGAGT AGCGATCTTCTAGCTGAGAATGCAGACAGTGCCGAAAACAAAGAGGGATCGAAAACACTTCCTTACACACCCACCCCAGGAAACCCAGAAAGCATTGCACCAG GATATGGAGGCCCCTTGAAGGATGTCCCTGCAGAGACGTTCAACTCTACAGCTATACCcaagtcctaccattccccttgGGAGCAGGCTATCATTAACGACCCCAACCTGGCCGCAACCCTCAATATCAGGATGCCTGTCCCTGAGCCCAGACCAGAGGCTCCTGACTACAAGAGCTTTAACAG GGTGGCCACACCATTTGGTGGTTTCGACAAAGCCCCCCGGAGCAGCGGGATCACGTTCAAGCTGCCCGAGATCGACCTAAACCTCCACAACTACTCTGAGCTCCAAGACCCAGGGGTGAAACGGCCCACCTTCAACAGGGTCGCCCAGGGATGGATATCCGATGGCATCCCACTGATCCTGCCCACCGTGCCTCTGGAACCTATGCCCATCCCTGAGTCCGATGACCTCTAG